In the Parasteatoda tepidariorum isolate YZ-2023 chromosome 3, CAS_Ptep_4.0, whole genome shotgun sequence genome, one interval contains:
- the LOC122272509 gene encoding zinc finger CCCH domain-containing protein 14-like: MSLIKDIKISAPVRPVQQTKRKAVEDFATKNTKSMKRDPETQKLQQTPRCRFFPKCRMGQKCHFQHPTCKYNAACRNLKCIYRHIGPRKIELFENKENEQPNSFRLLLEKLEKQKPNPYKWVKPKDVGAKKDVP; the protein is encoded by the exons ATGTCTCTGATCAAGGATATTAA aatctcAGCACCTGTTAGGCCCGTGCAACAGACAAAGAGAAAAGCAGTTGAAGATTTTGCTACTAAAAACACCAAGAGTATGAAAAGAGATCCTGAAACACAGAAACTTCAGCAAACTCCCAGGTGCCGATTTTTTCCGAAGTGCCGCATGGGTCAAAAGTGTCACTTCCAGCATCCAACCTGCAAGTATAATGCCGCATGCAGAAATCTGAAGTGCATTTACCGACACATTGGTCCCAGAAAAATAGAGCTCTTCGAGAACAAGGAGAACGAGCAACCCAACAGTTTCCGATTGCTGCTCGAGAAATTAGAAAAGCAAAAGCCTAATCCATACAAATGGGTAAAACCTAAAGATGTTGGTGCAAAAAAAGATGTACCATAG
- the LOC139425142 gene encoding uncharacterized protein, translating into MSLLKDIKISAPVRPFQQIKRKAVEDIATKNSKSMKRDPETDKLQQTPRCRFFPKCRMGQKCHFQHPTCRYNAACRNLKCIYRHIGPRKIELFENKENEQPNSFRLLLEKLEKQKPNPYKWVKPKDVGAKKDVP; encoded by the coding sequence aatctcTGCACCTGTTAGACCCTTTCAACAGATAAAGAGAAAAGCGGTTGAAGATATTGCTACTAAAAACAGCAAGAGTATGAAAAGAGATCCTGAAACAGACAAACTTCAGCAAACTCCCAGGTGCCGATTTTTTCCGAAGTGCCGCATGGGTCAAAAGTGCCACTTCCAGCATCCAACCTGCAGGTATAATGCCGCATGCAGAAATCTGAAGTGCATTTACCGACACATTGGTCCCAGAAAAATAGAGCTCTTCGAGAACAAGGAGAACGAGCAACCCAACAGTTTCCGATTGCTGCTtgagaaattagaaaaacaaaagccTAATCCATACAAATGGGTAAAACCTAAAGATGTTGGTGCAAAAAAAGATGTACCATAG